A stretch of the Tachysurus fulvidraco isolate hzauxx_2018 chromosome 18, HZAU_PFXX_2.0, whole genome shotgun sequence genome encodes the following:
- the LOC125139340 gene encoding LOW QUALITY PROTEIN: uncharacterized protein C7orf26 homolog (The sequence of the model RefSeq protein was modified relative to this genomic sequence to represent the inferred CDS: inserted 1 base in 1 codon): MSDIRHALLRRDPLSAAKEVLYHLDIALGSTLQNVPGLDKNTVDLVEEFIFHVPKDRNTPRKRMSCVQELQLLEIMCSYFQEQSKDAVRQVIFSALFSLQGNKADENRMATLGKLVSMAIAVCRVPILECAATWLQRTHSAWCVRLALVLVDDYCTLVPGSITTLQNVCSASPRFCCQLITAVTALYDLSSDELTPPPTLLDMVVGWITEDPRLLLLTFINTPLTSSLPLGCLEVTPLTGLLRWCVKAPLASQRACKSAVPGAQLEQENRAVCEELYSKLHLSVLQVFLMLQVHLTEQNLLGRLAVLQVESVAALVEEVSGLVEELNPLHAANHIQLALDRLAQALQVAMATGALLCSREDLRSLCSRLPHNNMLQLVMSGPVVPHGAAFQPSVYPYIHPARPTPLSPHHAXLSPLPTHPTLTTHHQLTPHTAHSPLPSPHAFHPASMAFPYRPIR, translated from the exons ATGAGTGATATCCGTCACGCTCTGCTGCGGCGAGACCCTCTGAGTGCAGCTAAAGAGGTCCTTTACCACCTGGACATAGCATTAGGCAGCACACTGCAGAATGTCCCTGGCCTGGACAAGAACACTGTGGACCTGGTGGAGGAGTTCATATTCCATGTCCCAAAAGACAGGAACACACCACGTAAG aggatGAGCTGTGTTCAGGAGCTGCAGCTGTTAGAGATCATGTGCAGTTATTTCCAGGAGCAGAGTAAAGATGCAGTCAGACAGGTGATCTTCTCGGCGCTCTTCAGTCTGCAGGGAAACAAAGCCGATGAGAATCGCATGGCCACACTGGGCAAACTGGTGTCCATGGCCATCGCCGTGTGCAGAGTACCCATCCTAGAGTGTGCTGCCACCTGGCTGCAG cgtACTCACTCTGCGTGGTGTGTGCGGTTGGCGTTGGTGTTGGTGGATGATTATTGCACATTGGTGCCAGGATCCATCACAACACTGCAGAACGTCTGTTCAGCCAGTCCTCGCTTCTGTTGCCAGCTGATCACCGCTGTCACCGCCCTGTACGACTTGTcctcag atgagttAACTCCGCCCCCCACACTGTTGGACATGGTGGTTGGTTGGATCACAGAAGACCCCAGACTGCTCCTGTTGACCTTCATCAACACTCCTCTGACCTCTAGCTTGCCGCTGGGGTGTTTGGAGGTCACACCCCTCACTGGGCTGCTCCGGTGGTGTGTGAAAGCACCGCTCGCCTCTCAGAGAGCCTGCAAGTCAGCAGTGCCCGGAGCCCAGCTGGAGCAGGAGAACAGGGCAGTGTGTGAAGAGCTGTACTCCAAACTGCACCTGAGTGTTCTTCAGGTGTTCCTCATGTTGCAG GTACATCTGACGGagcagaacctgctggggcgTCTCGCCGTGCTGCAGGTGGAGTCAGTGGCCGCTCTGGTAGAAGAAGTGAGCGGGTTGGTGGAGGAACTCAATCCGCTTCATGCTGCCAATCACATCCAGCTGGCTCTGGATAGACTGGCCCAGGCCCTGcaggttgccatggcaacaggaGCCTTGCTGTGTTCCAGAG AGGACCTGAGATCTCTGTGCTCCAGACTGCCTCATAACAA tatgtTACAGCTGGTCATGTCCGGTCCGGTGGTTCCGCATGGCGCGGCGTTCCAGCCCAGCGTGTATCCCTATATCCACCCCGCTCGGCCCACTCCGCTCTCACCCCACCACG CGCTCTCTCCTCTGCCCACCCACCCCACcctcaccacacaccaccagctaacaccacacacagcacactcgCCCCTCCCCTCTCCGCACGCCTTCCACCCCGCCTCCATGGCCTTCCCGTACCGCCCCATCCGCTGA
- the LOC125139343 gene encoding phosphomannomutase 2-like, giving the protein MTSSRVDTNTLCLFDVDGTLTAARQKASPHMLEFLSKLRQRVRVGVVGGSDLNKIKEQLGDDVIEKVDYVFAENGLVAYRFGQLHSVQSIQAYLGEEILQDFINFCLDYMAKIKLPKKRGTFIEFRNGMLNISPIGRSCSQQERIEFFELDKKEKIREKFVSVLKEKFGGKGLAFSIGGQISFDVFPQGWDKRYCLGIVEKDVYQTIHFFGDKTKPGGNDYEIYTDPRTVGHEVTSPDDTQRVCQELFFS; this is encoded by the exons ATGACGAGCTCACGTGTGGACACCAACACACTTTGTCTGTTTGATGTAGACGGAACTTTAACTGCAGCTCGGCAG AAAGCCTCTCCACACATGCTGGAGTTCCTGAGTAAACTGAGGCAGAGGGTACGAGTCGGAGTTGTTGGAGGTTCAGATCTGAATAAGATCAAAGAGCAGCTGGGAGACGATG taatCGAGAAAGTGGACTATGTTTTTGCTGAGAATGGTTTGGTGGCTTACAGATTTGGGCAGCTCCATTCTgtacag AGTATCCAGGCGTACCTCGGAGAGGAGATTTTACAGGATTTCATCAACTTCTGTTTAGATTACATGGCCAAGATCAAACTGCCCAAGAAACG AGGAACGTTTATCGAGTTCAGGAACGGGATGTTGAACATCTCTCCTATCGGAAGGAGCTGCAGTCAGCAGGAGAGAATCGAGTTCTTTGAGCTGGACAAG AAAGAAAAGATCAGAGAGAAATTTGTGTCTGTTCTGAAAGAAAAGTTCGGAGGAAAAGGACTGGCTTTTTCCATcg gaggACAGATCAGCTTCGATGTGTTTCCACAAGGTTGGGACAAGCGTTATTGTTTGGGGATCGTAGAGAAGGACGTGTACCAGACCATCCATTTCTTCGGTGATAAAACCAAACCG GGAGGAAACGATTACGAGATCTACACAGACCCCCGGACTGTCGGCCACGAGGTCACGTCACCTGATGACACACAGCGAGTCTGTCAGGAGCTCTTCTTCAGCTGA